One Ananas comosus cultivar F153 linkage group 1, ASM154086v1, whole genome shotgun sequence DNA window includes the following coding sequences:
- the LOC109710843 gene encoding ABC transporter B family member 26, chloroplastic isoform X2 encodes MLSEISIPHFLAASIFSAQNGGTMFYSNAKLLVLLCLTSGICSGLRGCCFAIANMILVRRMREMLYGSLLFQDVSFFDEETVGDLTSRLGSDCQQVSRVIGNDLNLISRNVLQGTGALIYLLFLSWPLALSTVLICSALATIMLVYGRYQKRAAKLTQEFTACANEVAQETLSLVRTVRVYGTENHEFRRYFTWLEKLYDISLRQSMAYGCWSLSFNFLYHSTQVIAVLIGGISIMSGHITAEQLTKFILYSEWLILSTWWIGDNWSSLMQSVGASEKVFKLMDLLPSRQFSSEGLKLEKLVGHIEFVNVSFSYPSRSEVPVLQGVSLSVQPNEVVAIVGLSGSGKSTIVNLLLRLYEPTNGQILVDGVPLGELDIKWFRERIGFVGQEPRLFRMDISSNIKYGCPREVSQEEVEWAAKQAFAHEFIVSLPNGYETLVDDALLSGGQKQRIAIARAILRDPTILILDEATSALDAESEHNVKGVIRAAQNGSKTGRTVIIIAHRLSTIQSADRIIVMDSGRVAEVGSHKELIQEDGLYARLVKRQADAFA; translated from the exons CTTTCGGAGATATCGATACCGCATTTCTTGGCAGCGTCTATATTTTCTGCTCAAAATGGCGGAACAATGTTCTACAGTAATGCAAAGCTATTAGTTCTTCTGTGCTTAACATCTGGAATATGCAG TGGTCTGAGAGGTTGCTGTTTTGCCATCGCTAACATGATTTTG GTTAGGCGAATGAGGGAAATGCTCTATGGTTCTCTTCTTTTTCAG GATGTGTCCTTTTTTGATGAAGAAACAGTTGGTGATTTGACTAGCAGGCTTGGGTCTGACTGTCAGCAAGTATCTCGAGTCATAGGCAATGATCTTAATCTAATATCACGCAATGTACTTCAG GGAACAGGTGCATTAATATATTTGCTGTTCTTATCTTGGCCTCTTGCTTTATCCACTGTGCTGATTTGCTCTGCCTTGGCAACAATTATGCTCGTCTATGGACG GTACCAAAAGAGAGCTGCTAAACTAACACAAGAATTCACTGCGTGTGCTAATGAA GTTGCACAAGAGACCCTTTCATTAGTGAGGACAGTTCGAGTATATGGGACTGAAAACCATGAATTTAGAAG gtACTTTACATGGCTTGAGAAGCTGTATGATATAAGCTTGCGACAGAGCATGGCTTATGGATGTTGGAGCTTAAGCTTTAACTTTCTTTATCATTCCACACAG GTTATTGCAGTGTTGATAGGAGGAATTTCTATCATGTCTGGTCATATAACAGCAGAACAACTAACAAAGTTCATACTATATTCCGAGTGGCTGATTCTTTCAACATGGTGGATTGGAGACAACTGGTCCTCGCTGATGCAATCTGTTGGAGCAAGTGAAAAAGTTTTTAAGTTAATGGATCTCTTGCCCAGCAGACAGTTTTCATCTGAAG GGCTGAAGTTAGAGAAGCTGGTTGGGCATATTGAGTTTGTTAACGTATCATTTTCTTATCCTTCGAGGTCCGAG GTACCAGTTCTACAAGGAGTATCTTTGTCAGTACAACCGAATGAAGTAGTTGCCATT GTTGGTCTTAGTGGAAGTGGGAAAAGCACAATTGTCAATCTATTGCTTCGTCTATATGAACCAACAAACGGTCAG ATATTAGTTGATGGCGTCCCACTGGGAGAGTTGGACATCAAATGGTTCCGAGAAAGAATTGGCTTCGTGGGACAG GAGCCGCGGCTATTCAGAATGGATATAAGTTCAAATATTAAGTATGGGTGCCCTAGGGAGGTCAGTCAGGAAGAAGTGGAGTGGGCAGCGAAGCAGGCATTTGCTCATGAGTTCATAGTGTCTCTCCCCAACGGATATGAAACTCTAGTTGACGATGCTCTTCTTAGTGGAGGTCAAAAGCAGCGGATTGCTATAGCCAGAGCTATCCTTAGAGACCCTACAATTTTGATTCTTGATGAAGCCACTAGTGCGCTGGATGCGGAGAGCGAACATAACGTGAAG GGGGTCATTCGAGCCGCTCAAAATGGATCGAAGACTGGGAGAACTGTGATCATCATAGCACATAG GCTATCAACAATCCAATCTGCTGATAGAATTATAGTCATGGATAGTGGTAGAGTTGCAGAG GTTGGAAGCCATAAGGAGCTCATTCAGGAGGACGGTTTGTATGCGAGATTAGTTAAACGACAGGCAGATGCATTTGCATAG
- the LOC109720941 gene encoding putative FBD-associated F-box protein At5g22720: MAHLPPFPAGPMDPEETALAKKPRRAADCNPSSSSSSSSSAAEIDLISRLPDCLLSTIYPHLTTREAAKTALLSSRWRRLWTTSPLHLDDDSLWSRSIQPRGRPRGSRMWTRDEDWRCRVISRILRSHAGPVRLFRLAHTRFHGREPLAHSWFQTLAQKCVLQIDLLFPSLYDAQDVPASLLACDSLQTLRLSHCRLPDTAKTPVDITLTRLTELTLSGARLTEHDFCGLLSGCTALRSLSVIYNNSYLPRIHVRSRSLRSLTLSGSGAEELFIEDAPNLARLLMGWVSSKMWLKVVSAPKLEMLGYLHLLVQRLELGKSVFRMSQRIADISLSTLLFTLKTLAVEVKIHDYEEVKMFIHLLRCFPCLETLHIRCVCWNEPNPIVWTYLEQLNSVDCVDRHLKIVKFKNYQGGNSELEFAKFLITKARVLNVMKFQCGTSCCKRWVRAQRSLLCLQNRASLDAQFVFVKDRRCSWEFNEDASNLSFADPFDSCR; this comes from the exons ATGGCACATCTCCCGCCGTTTCCCGCCGGCCCGATGGATCCAGAGGAGACTGCCTTGGCCAAGAAGCCAAGGAGGGCGGCGGACTGcaatccctcctcctcctcctcctcctcttcatcaGCCGCGGAGATCGACCTCATCAGCCGCCTGCCGGACTGTCTGCTCTCCACCATCTACCCCCACCTGACGACCCGCGAGGCCGCCAAGAccgccctcctctcctcccGCTGGCGCCGCCTCTGGACCACCTCCCCGCTCCACCTCGACGACGACTCCCTCTGGAGCCGCTCCATCCAGCCCCGCGGCCGGCCCCGCGGCTCCAGGATGTGGACGCGCGACGAGGACTGGCGCTGCCGCGTCATCTCCCGCATCCTCCGCTCCCACGCCGGCCCCGTCCGCCTCTTCCGCCTCGCCCACACCCGCTTCCACGGCCGCGAGCCCCTCGCCCACTCCTGGTTCCAAACCCTAGCCCAAAAATGCGTCCTCCAGATCGACCTCCTCTTCCCCTCCCTCTACGACGCCCAAGACGTCCCCGCCTCGCTCCTCGCCTGCGATTCCCTCCAAACCCTGCGGCTCAGCCACTGCCGACTCCCCGACACCGCGAAGACCCCCGTCGACATCACTCTCACGCGCCTCACGGAGCTCACCCTCAGCGGCGCCCGCCTCACTGAGCACGACTTCTGCGGCTTACTATCCGGCTGCACTGCGCTTCGGAGTTTGTCCGTCATCTACAACAATTCTTACCTCCCTCGGATCCACGTCCGCTCTCGGAGCCTCCGGAGCCTGACGCTGTCGGGCTCCGGCGCGGAGGAGCTGTTCATTGAGGATGCTCCGAATCTTGCCCGGCTGCTTATGGGGTGGGTGTCGTCGAAAATGTGGTTGAAGGTCGTTAGCGCCCCGAAGCTCGAGATGTTGGGTTATCTGCATCTGCTCGTGCAGAGACTCGAGCTAGGCAAATCTGTTTTCAGG ATGTCGCAGCGTATAGCGGATATAAGCTTGAGCACTCTGCTGTTTACTCTTAAAACGCTAGCGGTTGAAGTGAAAATCCATGATTATGAAGAAGTAAAGATGTTCATCCACCTGCTGAGATGCTTTCCGTGTCTCGAAACCCTGCACATTCGG TGTGTGTGTTGGAATGAACCGAATCCAATTGTTTGGACGTACTTGGAGCAGCTAAATTCAGTCGATTGCGTTGATCGTCATCTGAAGatcgtaaaatttaaaaattaccaAGGGGGAAATAGTGAGCTAGAATTtgccaaatttttaattacaaaagcaagAGTACTTAATGTGATGAAGTTTCAATGCGGAACCAGTTGCTGCAAAAGATGGGTTAGGGCCCAGCGAAGCCTTCTGTGCCTTCAGAATAGAGCCTCTTTGGATGCTCAATTCGTTTTTGTGAAGGACAGGAGGTGCAGCTGGGAGTTCAATGAAGATGCCTCCAATTTGTCATTTGCTGACCCTTTCGATAGTTGTAGATAG
- the LOC109710833 gene encoding uncharacterized protein LOC109710833, producing the protein MATVLLFGNPTLLSDAPSLARALPPVDRSKPWGPDASAAPAAAVTAAVAGRARRAAEPLLLSAAVHARGFRDQPESPGAGDAAARRRRGAGSKVGAVGGGGGGGGGEGEGDDDWEEELRSRLKELEEMKELEKRAEELQSRVAEEGDREETEEEKRERVRRELEKVAREQAERRATAKLMFELGQKAYGKGMYARAIEFLEAALTIIPSPSLLGGEIQIWLAMAYEANNRHRDCIALYQQLEKSHPSVSIRRQAAELRYILQAPKLKISKDEMVTIPLIGSSYDRYAGTWSDKNKDRDMRRKTTSKQVSSAGDFWGDFMFWRPPSGWEKNRSIWVIVSLWICLLGTALLLQR; encoded by the exons ATGGCCACGGTGCTTCTCTTCGGAAACCCAACCCTCCTCTCCGACGCCCCTTCTCTCGCCAGAGCCCTCCCTCCTGTCGACCGCTCCAAGCCCTGGGGCCCCGACGCCTCCGccgctccggcggcggcggtgacggcggcggtggcggggcGCGCGCGGAGGGCAGCCGAGCCCTTGCTCCTCTCCGCCGCCGTCCACGCCCGGGGATTCCGCGACCAGCCGGAGTCGCCGGGCGCCGGCGACGCGGCGGCGCGGAGGCGGCGCGGCGCAGGATCCAAGGTCGGCGcggttggcggcggcggcggaggaggaggaggggaaggggAGGGGGACGACGACTGGGAGGAGGAGCTCCGGAGCCGGCTCAAGGAGTTGGAGGAGATGAAGGAGCTGGAGAAGCGGGCCGAGGAGCTGCAGAGCCGCGTCGCGGAGGAGGGCGATCGGGAGGAGACCGAGGAGGAGAAGCGGGAGAGGGTCCGCCGCGAGCTCGAAAAG GTAGCAAGGGAGCAGGCAGAGCGGCGGGCAACAGCGAAGCTGATGTTTGAGTTGGGGCAGAAGGCATATGGAAAGGGAATGTATGCTCGGGCAATCGAGTTTCTAGAGGCTGCTCTAACAATCATCCCAAGCCCCTCACTCTTGGGTGGTGAG ATACAAATTTGGCTTGCAATGGCTTATGAAGCCAATAATCGTCACAGAGATTGCATTGCTTTGTACCAACAGCTGGAAAAGAGTCATCCGAGTGTTAGCATCAGACGGCAAGCCGCTGAGCTCCGATACATCCTGCAGGCACCCAAGCTGAAAATTTCCAAGGATGAGATGGTCACAATCCCATTGATTGGATCTAGTTATGACAG ATATGCCGGAACATGGAGCGACAAGAACAAGGATCGCGATATGAGAAGAAAAACAACAAGTAAACAAGTATCATCAGCAGGGGACTTCTGGGGTGACTTCATGTTTTGGCGTCCGCCAAGTGGATGGGAAAAGAATCGTTCTATCTGGGTCATTGTTTCTCTATGGATCTGCTTGCTTGGAACAGCTCTTCTCCTCCAAAGATGA